One region of Desulfovibrio sp. JC022 genomic DNA includes:
- the aprA gene encoding adenylyl-sulfate reductase subunit alpha, whose amino-acid sequence MPLLPSKEASKGVALAEPELIEKDVDLLLVGGGMGNCGVAYEACRWIEKVGGDLSIMLLDKAAMERSGAIAQGLSAINTYLGENDADDYVRMVRTDLMGLVREDLIYDLGRHVDDSVHLFEEWGLPCWIKKDGKNLDGAAAKAAGLSLRNGDACVRSGRWQMMINGESYKCIVAEAAKLALGEDNYMERIFIVKMLLDANEPNRIAGAVGFSTRENKVYVFKCNAAVVACGGAVNVYRPRSTGEGLGRAWYPVWNAGSTYTMCAQVGAEMTMMENRFVPARFKDGYGPVGAWFLLFKAKATNYKGEDYCETNRAMLKPYEDRGYAKGHVIPTCLRNHMMLREMREGRGPIYMDTATALQNTFKELSPAEQKHLESEAWEDFLDMCVGQANLWACQNIKPEESGSEIMPTEPYLLGSHSGCCGIWTSGPDEEWVPEDYKVKADNGKVYNRMTTVNGLWTCADGVGASGHKFSSGSHAEGRIVGKQMVRWCVDHKDFKPTLKIDGPALLKEIYQPWYTYEEGKALSTDPVVNPNYITPKNFMMRLMKATDEYGGGVGTMYVTSKSLLHTGFHLLEMLEEDSRKLAARDLHELMRCWEQFHRLWTVRLHMQHIEFREESRYPGFYYRGDFMGLDDSKWKCFVNSKYDVEKGETNVFKKAYHQIIPT is encoded by the coding sequence ATGCCTCTTCTCCCTAGTAAAGAAGCCTCTAAAGGTGTTGCTCTCGCAGAACCTGAGCTTATAGAAAAAGACGTGGACCTGCTCCTCGTCGGTGGTGGTATGGGTAACTGCGGTGTTGCTTATGAAGCATGCCGTTGGATCGAAAAAGTTGGTGGCGACCTTTCCATCATGCTGCTTGATAAAGCTGCTATGGAACGTTCCGGTGCTATCGCACAGGGTCTGTCCGCTATTAACACATACCTCGGCGAAAACGATGCTGATGACTACGTACGCATGGTTCGTACTGACCTCATGGGCCTCGTTCGCGAAGACCTTATTTATGACCTCGGCCGTCACGTTGATGATTCCGTTCACCTTTTTGAAGAGTGGGGCCTGCCTTGCTGGATCAAAAAAGACGGTAAAAACCTCGACGGTGCAGCTGCTAAAGCAGCTGGTCTCTCCCTGCGTAACGGCGACGCTTGCGTTCGTTCCGGTCGCTGGCAGATGATGATTAACGGTGAGTCCTACAAGTGCATCGTCGCTGAAGCAGCTAAGCTTGCTCTCGGCGAAGACAACTACATGGAACGTATTTTCATCGTTAAAATGCTCCTCGACGCTAATGAGCCTAACCGCATCGCTGGTGCAGTTGGTTTCTCCACACGCGAAAACAAAGTATACGTTTTCAAATGTAACGCAGCTGTTGTAGCTTGCGGTGGTGCTGTAAACGTTTACCGTCCTCGCTCTACTGGTGAAGGTCTCGGTCGTGCATGGTACCCCGTATGGAACGCAGGTTCCACCTACACCATGTGTGCTCAGGTTGGCGCTGAAATGACCATGATGGAAAACCGTTTCGTACCCGCTCGTTTTAAAGACGGTTACGGTCCTGTTGGCGCATGGTTCCTGCTTTTCAAAGCAAAAGCTACCAACTACAAAGGCGAAGACTACTGCGAAACTAACCGCGCAATGCTCAAGCCTTACGAAGATCGCGGCTACGCTAAAGGTCACGTTATCCCGACCTGTCTGCGTAACCACATGATGCTCCGTGAAATGCGTGAAGGCCGCGGCCCCATCTACATGGACACCGCTACCGCACTGCAGAACACCTTCAAAGAGCTGTCCCCCGCTGAGCAGAAACACCTCGAGTCCGAAGCTTGGGAAGATTTCCTCGATATGTGTGTTGGTCAGGCTAACCTCTGGGCTTGTCAGAACATCAAGCCTGAAGAGTCCGGCTCTGAAATCATGCCTACCGAACCTTACCTCCTCGGCTCCCACTCCGGTTGCTGTGGTATCTGGACTTCCGGTCCTGATGAAGAATGGGTTCCCGAAGATTACAAAGTGAAAGCTGACAACGGTAAAGTCTACAACCGTATGACTACTGTTAACGGCCTCTGGACATGTGCTGACGGTGTTGGCGCTTCCGGTCACAAGTTCTCCTCCGGTTCTCACGCTGAAGGTCGTATCGTTGGTAAGCAGATGGTACGCTGGTGTGTAGATCACAAAGACTTCAAGCCGACTTTGAAAATTGACGGCCCTGCTCTTTTGAAAGAAATCTACCAGCCTTGGTACACCTACGAAGAAGGTAAAGCTCTCTCTACCGACCCCGTAGTTAACCCCAACTACATCACTCCTAAGAACTTCATGATGCGCCTGATGAAGGCTACTGATGAATACGGTGGTGGTGTTGGTACCATGTACGTGACTTCCAAGTCCCTGCTGCACACTGGTTTCCACCTCCTCGAAATGCTCGAAGAAGATTCCAGAAAACTGGCAGCTCGTGACCTCCACGAACTCATGCGTTGTTGGGAACAGTTCCACAGACTGTGGACTGTACGCCTGCACATGCAGCACATTGAATTCCGTGAAGAGTCCCGTTACCCCGGTTTCTACTACCGTGGTGACTTCATGGGTCTCGATGACTCCAAGTGGAAATGCTTCGTCAACTCCAAGTATGACGTAGAAAAAGGCGAAACTAACGTCTTCAAAAAAGCATACCACCAGATCATCCCCACCTAA
- the aprB gene encoding adenylyl-sulfate reductase subunit beta gives MPTFVNPEKCDGCKGGEKTACMYICPNDLMILDPEEMRAYNQEPEGCWECYSCVKICPQGAIEARPYGDFAPMGGTSIPMRSAEDIMWTVKFRNGDVKRFKFPIRTTPEGSIKPYEGKPEPTDLDNELLFTETELTTPKEVVGLKVDVADADKTTAWKDLD, from the coding sequence ATGCCGACCTTTGTCAATCCGGAAAAGTGTGATGGCTGTAAAGGTGGAGAAAAGACCGCCTGCATGTACATCTGCCCTAACGATCTTATGATCCTGGACCCTGAAGAAATGCGCGCTTACAACCAGGAGCCTGAAGGCTGTTGGGAGTGCTATTCCTGCGTAAAAATTTGTCCTCAGGGCGCTATCGAAGCTCGCCCCTACGGTGACTTCGCACCCATGGGCGGTACTTCTATCCCCATGCGTTCTGCTGAAGACATCATGTGGACTGTGAAGTTCCGTAACGGTGACGTTAAGCGCTTCAAGTTCCCCATCCGTACTACACCTGAAGGTTCCATTAAACCTTATGAAGGTAAGCCCGAGCCTACTGACCTCGACAACGAACTTCTCTTCACCGAGACTGAACTTACTACTCCTAAAGAAGTAGTTGGTCTTAAAGTTGATGTTGCCGATGCAGACAAGACTACTGCTTGGAAGGATCTGGATTAA
- the sat gene encoding sulfate adenylyltransferase gives MSKLVAPHGGKGLVCCLLEGAELAAEQKKAADLPKIEISARAKGDLIMMGCGGFSPLNGFMGKADWKGVCEKFLMEDGTFWPVPVTLDSDDESVKVGDEIALVNDGEVYATMQITEKYEMTEEDKKWECYEVFKGEGEESEDSIFWKTALEDHPGVQMVMAQKKYNLAGPVKVLSEGEYPEQYKGVYLRPAETRAMFDEKGWSTVSALQLRNPMHRSHEFLAKISIEVCDGCLIHSLIGNLKPGDIPAEVRVKAIDTLVEHYFVKENVIQAGYPLDMRYAGPREGLLHATFRQNYGVNRMLIGRDHAGVGDFYGLFEAQDIFNKIPYATEACPEPGKALLCEPMKIDWTFYCYKCDGMASLRTCPHNKEERVILSGTKLRKALSDGAEIVDHFGRDEVIVQLREYYEGLTEKVEVKMQGAASGDAM, from the coding sequence ATGTCTAAGCTCGTAGCCCCTCACGGTGGTAAAGGTCTCGTATGCTGCCTTCTCGAAGGCGCAGAACTCGCAGCAGAACAGAAAAAAGCTGCTGATCTTCCCAAAATCGAAATTTCCGCCCGCGCTAAAGGCGACCTCATCATGATGGGTTGTGGTGGTTTCTCTCCCCTGAACGGTTTCATGGGTAAAGCAGACTGGAAAGGCGTTTGCGAAAAATTTCTCATGGAAGACGGCACTTTCTGGCCTGTTCCGGTTACCCTCGATTCCGACGACGAAAGCGTTAAAGTCGGCGACGAAATCGCTCTCGTAAATGACGGTGAAGTATATGCTACCATGCAGATCACTGAAAAATACGAAATGACCGAAGAAGACAAAAAATGGGAATGCTACGAAGTATTCAAAGGCGAAGGCGAAGAATCTGAAGATTCCATCTTCTGGAAGACCGCACTTGAAGATCACCCCGGTGTTCAGATGGTTATGGCTCAGAAGAAATACAACCTCGCTGGTCCCGTTAAAGTCCTCTCCGAAGGCGAATACCCCGAGCAGTACAAAGGCGTTTACCTGCGCCCCGCAGAAACTCGTGCCATGTTCGACGAAAAAGGCTGGTCCACAGTTTCCGCTCTCCAGCTCCGTAACCCCATGCACCGCTCTCACGAGTTCCTCGCAAAGATCTCCATCGAAGTTTGTGACGGTTGTCTGATCCACTCCCTGATCGGTAACCTCAAGCCCGGAGACATTCCTGCTGAAGTACGTGTTAAAGCTATCGACACTCTCGTTGAGCACTACTTTGTTAAAGAAAACGTTATCCAGGCTGGTTACCCCCTTGATATGCGTTACGCAGGTCCCCGTGAAGGCCTCCTCCACGCTACCTTCCGTCAGAACTACGGTGTTAACCGCATGCTGATCGGTCGTGACCACGCTGGTGTTGGTGACTTCTACGGTCTGTTCGAAGCTCAGGATATCTTCAACAAGATTCCTTACGCAACCGAAGCTTGTCCTGAGCCCGGTAAAGCACTGCTTTGCGAGCCCATGAAAATTGACTGGACTTTCTACTGCTACAAATGTGACGGCATGGCTTCCCTGAGAACCTGCCCTCACAACAAAGAAGAGCGCGTAATCCTTTCCGGTACCAAACTGCGTAAAGCTCTCTCCGACGGTGCTGAAATCGTAGACCACTTCGGTCGCGACGAAGTAATCGTACAGCTCCGTGAATACTACGAAGGCCTCACCGAAAAGGTTGAAGTCAAAATGCAGGGCGCAGCTTCCGGCGACGCAATGTAA
- a CDS encoding chorismate mutase has protein sequence MPEYKKFDRSGGSAPRRQSLLDEIKELDARLLSIVSRRNYLMGKAASKRKQKGLPLGDPDMERRIFETWTAEAGSKKFDLKTARRVFDQLNNLAYAGVAKPENRKLSTYVLSPPQKPVNVNFDGPGSLFQSKLWIALSAAAGAEAQMGPLCVNDEITELIKAFNQSGAHISWDGETIESRAGDGIDFEEKLVFAGDNPMTMYLAIAFGLKTVGKFKIAGGPILKQYDSRPLAEILSPLGARLNTLDLQSHGLPARLECGGRMASSIEISEDTPAEFVAALALAAWTYPQGLTIKFAEGWHGMYLLQEVVEVLGICGIKAKLNNTECSVPATKEISVPEQPVIALEPELCAALLAIPAFSGGQVTINGDWPKNVVAEDALKTLKSGGVDIEISKGSITATKGETATEAFFDFGNANGLFPIGLALAVNSRSECKISNIADAVMFEQGIELLERLGIRYERGDDELTVIPGRLKWDEAWSAPSPFFGIALGLMAWIRPGIAIENPGDLTELWPRYWTLYNSLPEVDGLKDPEIRKKDESTTRRRIKID, from the coding sequence ATGCCCGAATATAAAAAATTTGACCGTTCCGGCGGTTCCGCACCGCGTAGACAGTCCCTGCTCGACGAAATCAAAGAGCTGGACGCAAGACTTCTTTCCATCGTATCCCGCAGAAATTACCTCATGGGTAAAGCTGCATCCAAGCGCAAACAGAAAGGTTTGCCCCTTGGTGACCCGGATATGGAAAGACGCATCTTTGAAACATGGACCGCTGAAGCCGGTAGCAAAAAATTCGACCTTAAAACTGCACGTCGTGTTTTCGATCAGCTCAACAACCTTGCTTACGCAGGAGTTGCCAAACCCGAAAACCGCAAGCTTTCTACATATGTTCTTTCTCCGCCCCAAAAGCCGGTTAATGTCAATTTTGACGGCCCCGGTTCGCTTTTTCAGTCTAAACTCTGGATCGCACTCAGTGCTGCTGCCGGAGCTGAAGCTCAGATGGGCCCCCTGTGCGTCAACGATGAGATCACCGAACTGATCAAAGCCTTCAACCAGTCCGGTGCCCATATCTCATGGGATGGTGAAACCATTGAATCCCGCGCCGGAGACGGAATCGACTTTGAGGAAAAACTCGTCTTTGCCGGTGACAATCCCATGACCATGTATCTGGCCATTGCTTTTGGTCTTAAAACAGTGGGCAAATTCAAGATTGCCGGAGGTCCGATCCTCAAGCAATATGATTCCCGTCCTCTGGCAGAAATCCTTTCTCCGCTGGGAGCAAGACTTAATACTCTTGATCTGCAGAGCCACGGATTACCTGCACGCCTTGAATGCGGCGGACGCATGGCTTCCTCTATTGAAATTTCTGAAGACACACCTGCGGAATTTGTTGCTGCTCTCGCGCTTGCTGCATGGACCTATCCGCAGGGCTTGACCATTAAATTCGCTGAAGGCTGGCATGGTATGTATCTCCTTCAGGAGGTTGTGGAAGTTCTAGGAATATGCGGCATAAAAGCGAAACTGAATAATACGGAATGTAGCGTTCCCGCCACAAAAGAAATTTCAGTTCCTGAACAGCCTGTCATTGCACTGGAACCTGAACTCTGCGCCGCTCTGCTGGCAATCCCCGCCTTTAGTGGCGGACAGGTTACCATTAATGGTGACTGGCCGAAGAACGTTGTAGCCGAAGATGCACTCAAGACATTGAAGTCTGGTGGTGTTGATATTGAAATTTCCAAAGGAAGCATCACCGCAACCAAGGGTGAAACCGCGACTGAAGCTTTTTTTGATTTCGGAAATGCAAATGGCCTCTTCCCCATTGGCCTGGCCCTCGCGGTCAACTCCCGCTCTGAATGCAAAATCAGCAACATTGCTGACGCAGTTATGTTCGAACAAGGTATTGAACTTCTCGAACGCCTCGGCATCAGATACGAACGTGGAGATGATGAACTGACCGTTATTCCCGGCAGACTCAAATGGGATGAAGCATGGTCCGCACCATCTCCTTTCTTCGGTATTGCTCTCGGTCTTATGGCCTGGATTCGTCCGGGTATTGCCATTGAAAACCCCGGCGATCTAACAGAACTCTGGCCTCGTTACTGGACCCTCTACAACAGCCTGCCGGAAGTCGACGGACTAAAAGACCCAGAGATTAGGAAAAAAGATGAATCAACAACCCGAAGAAGAATCAAAATCGATTAG
- a CDS encoding aconitate hydratase, translating to MGLNITEKIISAHLLDGEMKPGTEVGLRIDQTLTQDATGTMAYLQFEAMGIDKVQTELSVSYVDHNTLQMGFRNPDDHQYLRTVAAKHGVVFSPAGTGICHQLHLENFAKPGKTLIGSDSHTPTAGGLGMLAMGAGGLSVALAMAGQPYSIPMPKVVKVELSGKLTGWASAKDIILKLLELKTVKGGVGIVFEFAGEGVKTLSVPERAVITNMGAELGATTSIFPSDENTKTFLKAMGREEDWSELIADADATYAEVVEINLSELEPLVAQPHMPDRVVTVKSLAGLKVNQSAIGSCTNSSYSDLKTTALILQDQQLPEGVDLMISPGSKQVLKMLASDGLIGNFLDSGARLLECTCGPCIGMGGSPTSAGVSVRTFNRNFEGRSGTQDAQVYLASPQTAAKLALAGEFTDPATWGTPPAKIEFPSDVPSIRHLFIFPPENGEAIEIVRGPNIIPLESFSALPDEISSEIRLKVEDDITTDHILPAGAQITALRSNIPAISEYIFSRVDEGFVGRMKESDNGIILGGENYGQGSSREHAALGPRHLGVVAVITKSLARIHRANLINFGILPLVLSEKSDYDILSEGSKLTLDTTSITPGGESVAVADGAEIKVKNDLSEKELDIIKAGGLLNYVGNLL from the coding sequence ATGGGTTTAAATATTACTGAAAAGATCATATCAGCACATCTTTTGGACGGCGAAATGAAGCCGGGAACAGAAGTCGGGCTACGAATTGATCAAACTCTGACTCAGGATGCCACCGGCACCATGGCTTATCTGCAATTTGAAGCAATGGGGATCGATAAAGTCCAGACCGAACTTTCTGTAAGTTACGTGGACCATAACACCCTGCAAATGGGTTTTCGCAATCCCGATGACCATCAGTATCTGCGTACTGTTGCAGCCAAGCACGGCGTAGTCTTCTCCCCTGCCGGAACCGGTATCTGTCACCAGCTGCATCTGGAAAACTTTGCCAAACCCGGCAAAACCCTGATCGGCTCCGACAGCCACACACCCACAGCAGGCGGACTCGGCATGCTGGCCATGGGCGCGGGCGGCCTCTCAGTTGCTCTGGCTATGGCCGGACAGCCTTACTCCATTCCCATGCCCAAAGTGGTCAAAGTGGAGCTTTCCGGCAAACTGACCGGCTGGGCCTCTGCTAAAGATATAATCCTCAAGCTGCTTGAACTCAAAACAGTCAAAGGCGGAGTGGGCATTGTATTTGAATTCGCGGGTGAAGGCGTAAAAACTCTTTCCGTTCCTGAACGTGCAGTTATCACTAATATGGGCGCGGAACTGGGTGCGACCACATCCATCTTCCCCAGTGATGAAAATACCAAAACTTTTCTTAAGGCCATGGGCCGTGAAGAGGACTGGTCCGAACTTATCGCCGATGCAGATGCAACCTACGCCGAAGTCGTTGAAATAAATCTTTCCGAACTTGAACCTTTGGTGGCCCAGCCGCATATGCCGGACCGGGTCGTGACCGTTAAATCCCTTGCGGGACTTAAGGTCAACCAGTCTGCCATCGGTTCCTGCACCAACTCCTCTTACTCCGACCTGAAGACGACTGCACTGATCCTGCAAGATCAGCAGTTGCCTGAAGGTGTGGACCTAATGATCTCCCCCGGTTCCAAGCAGGTTCTCAAGATGCTTGCTTCAGATGGGCTGATCGGTAATTTCCTTGATTCAGGAGCAAGACTGCTCGAATGTACCTGCGGCCCCTGCATCGGCATGGGCGGTTCCCCCACCTCTGCCGGAGTAAGCGTACGTACCTTCAACCGCAACTTTGAAGGACGCAGTGGAACACAGGATGCGCAGGTTTACCTCGCCAGCCCTCAGACCGCTGCCAAACTGGCTCTTGCCGGGGAATTCACTGATCCTGCAACCTGGGGTACCCCTCCTGCCAAGATCGAATTCCCGTCCGATGTTCCCTCTATCCGCCATCTTTTCATCTTTCCCCCTGAAAACGGTGAGGCAATTGAAATTGTACGCGGACCAAACATCATCCCCCTTGAAAGCTTCTCCGCATTGCCGGATGAAATTTCTTCGGAAATCCGCCTCAAGGTCGAAGATGACATCACCACCGACCACATTCTTCCTGCCGGAGCGCAGATCACAGCACTCCGTTCCAACATCCCGGCAATCAGCGAATACATTTTCAGCCGGGTTGATGAAGGATTTGTGGGTCGCATGAAAGAATCCGACAACGGAATCATCCTCGGCGGTGAAAATTACGGACAGGGTTCCAGCCGTGAACATGCTGCTCTCGGCCCCCGTCATCTCGGGGTTGTTGCCGTTATCACCAAGTCTCTTGCACGCATTCACCGTGCAAATCTTATCAATTTTGGCATTCTACCCCTTGTACTCTCTGAAAAGAGTGATTACGACATACTGTCGGAAGGTAGTAAATTGACCCTCGATACCACTTCCATCACCCCCGGCGGCGAAAGTGTCGCAGTGGCTGACGGTGCTGAAATCAAAGTCAAGAATGACCTTTCGGAAAAAGAACTGGATATAATCAAGGCCGGCGGCCTGCTTAACTACGTCGGCAACCTATTGTAA
- a CDS encoding peptidylprolyl isomerase, producing MMDILRQNAQSWGIKIAFGIIIAVFIFAFGAGGFNGNTDPVIAYVNDQPVPTQEFMQVYRETAEALRAQNPTIDSDQLQAPEFKKAVLEQLVSKKLLEAEALKLGLSVSNSELSYGIRQIPAFADQDGKFDMNLYQAFLQSRQMSAATFENDMRNSALIQKLQEYVTLPVKPTEAEARALFDSASEKVQIDYYYVSGADFVKNMKISDKEIEDFYKANPDKFTIPGRAIVKYIAFTPEELSINETVTPEEINAYYAANKESFQQEEQLKARHILIAVDENAAEKDVAAAEKKIKKVLAKAKSGQDFGKLAKKYSEGPSSSKGGELGWFGHGAMVKPFEDAAFALKKGEVSKPVRTRFGWHLIKIDDVREAGQKKLDQVKDEISSMIAQEKAADSITDKLDHAIDLLASGLKLDKVSEEIGVAFKKSEQATVQNLSRAFGMTESAAQTIIALPKGSATEMPVAIDGGYILVEKEEDVPPTLSPLKDQKQDIESFLSQQKAMQLARVKAMAIRAKLADQKTAAKELKSIKKDLKTSEPFGRDGFVPGLGMNPKLAQAAFATKQDQWMSDVFELPGGFIVARVDDRIPPKEEAWETQKEMVMNALFQQRANEVFNAFLAELRSKAQVEYVRKDLLN from the coding sequence ATGATGGACATTCTGCGCCAAAATGCCCAGAGCTGGGGCATCAAAATCGCTTTCGGTATCATTATCGCAGTTTTTATTTTTGCCTTCGGCGCCGGCGGTTTCAACGGCAACACCGACCCGGTAATCGCTTATGTTAACGACCAGCCTGTGCCCACTCAGGAATTCATGCAGGTCTACCGCGAAACCGCTGAAGCATTACGGGCCCAGAATCCCACCATTGACTCCGATCAGCTTCAGGCACCTGAATTCAAGAAAGCAGTTCTTGAGCAGCTGGTCAGCAAAAAACTTCTGGAAGCTGAAGCACTGAAACTCGGTCTTTCTGTTTCCAACAGCGAACTTTCCTACGGCATCAGGCAGATTCCCGCATTTGCTGACCAAGACGGCAAATTCGACATGAATCTTTATCAGGCTTTCCTGCAAAGCAGACAAATGTCCGCTGCCACCTTTGAAAACGACATGCGTAACAGCGCGTTGATTCAGAAACTTCAGGAATATGTGACCCTGCCGGTCAAACCCACTGAAGCCGAAGCCCGTGCCCTATTCGACTCCGCTTCTGAGAAAGTTCAGATCGACTATTACTATGTTTCCGGTGCTGATTTCGTTAAAAACATGAAAATCAGCGACAAGGAAATTGAAGATTTCTACAAAGCCAACCCGGACAAGTTCACCATTCCGGGACGCGCTATTGTAAAGTACATTGCTTTCACACCGGAAGAACTCTCCATCAACGAAACTGTAACTCCCGAAGAAATCAATGCTTACTACGCAGCAAACAAGGAATCTTTCCAGCAGGAAGAACAGCTTAAGGCCCGCCACATCCTTATCGCTGTAGATGAAAATGCTGCGGAAAAGGACGTGGCTGCTGCGGAAAAGAAAATCAAAAAAGTTCTCGCCAAAGCGAAATCCGGTCAGGATTTCGGCAAACTGGCAAAGAAATACTCCGAAGGCCCCAGCAGCTCTAAGGGCGGCGAACTGGGCTGGTTCGGACACGGTGCCATGGTTAAACCTTTTGAAGATGCAGCATTCGCACTCAAAAAAGGTGAAGTCAGCAAACCCGTCCGTACCCGCTTCGGCTGGCACCTGATCAAAATTGATGATGTACGCGAAGCCGGTCAGAAAAAACTTGATCAGGTCAAGGATGAAATCAGCTCCATGATCGCTCAGGAAAAAGCTGCTGACTCCATCACTGACAAGCTTGACCACGCCATCGACCTTCTTGCTTCCGGCCTCAAACTGGACAAAGTATCAGAAGAAATCGGCGTAGCATTCAAGAAAAGCGAACAGGCGACTGTGCAGAACCTTTCCCGTGCCTTCGGCATGACCGAAAGCGCAGCTCAGACCATCATCGCCCTGCCTAAAGGCAGCGCAACTGAAATGCCTGTTGCCATTGACGGCGGCTACATCCTCGTTGAGAAAGAGGAAGATGTTCCCCCGACCCTGAGCCCGCTCAAGGATCAGAAACAGGACATCGAAAGCTTCCTTTCTCAGCAGAAAGCCATGCAGCTGGCTAGAGTCAAAGCCATGGCCATCAGGGCTAAACTTGCGGACCAAAAGACTGCTGCCAAGGAACTCAAATCCATCAAGAAAGATCTCAAGACCTCCGAACCTTTCGGTCGTGACGGTTTTGTTCCCGGTCTGGGGATGAACCCCAAACTGGCTCAGGCTGCTTTTGCAACCAAGCAAGACCAGTGGATGTCTGATGTTTTCGAGCTTCCCGGCGGATTCATTGTTGCCCGTGTTGATGACCGTATTCCTCCCAAAGAAGAAGCTTGGGAAACCCAGAAAGAGATGGTCATGAACGCCCTGTTCCAGCAGCGTGCCAACGAAGTGTTCAACGCATTCCTTGCTGAACTGCGATCCAAAGCTCAGGTTGAGTACGTCCGCAAGGACCTCCTGAACTAG
- the argJ gene encoding bifunctional glutamate N-acetyltransferase/amino-acid acetyltransferase ArgJ — protein MLNTPKGYKFAALEAGFKYHGRNDLALILSDMPAVAAAVFTKNKFQAAPVTVGKEILAESQTVRGAIINAGLANACTGAEGIEDCRESLVLVAKYLGLNSRDLLPSSTGVIGPRFNMDRWREAAPKLKGALAENDPVKAAKAIMTTDKFPKLAWGEIECDGKPLRMLGMCKGAGMISPNMATMLGFITCDAEVDPKWWQETLHRCIDKSFNCVTVDGDTSTNDTVMALANGTSEVKADTDEKKAAIEALLLDICQQLSYMIVQDAEGGTKVMHINVSGATSDEDAELMVRAVGNSPLVKTALFGEDPNWGRIVAAAGRSGAEFDPDKLTLSFGKIVVFEKGKPVEGDMDALLEPIMRKQDVEVNITLGDGNGSSVLQASDLTREYISINADYRS, from the coding sequence ATGCTCAACACTCCCAAAGGATATAAATTTGCAGCCCTTGAGGCTGGCTTCAAGTACCACGGCCGGAATGATCTGGCCCTGATCCTAAGTGATATGCCTGCGGTCGCCGCTGCGGTTTTCACAAAGAACAAATTTCAAGCCGCTCCGGTAACTGTTGGTAAGGAAATTCTTGCTGAATCTCAAACTGTCCGCGGTGCCATAATCAATGCCGGTCTGGCTAATGCCTGCACAGGGGCTGAAGGAATTGAAGACTGCCGGGAAAGTCTTGTGCTGGTCGCAAAGTATCTGGGCTTGAATTCCCGTGACCTGCTCCCCTCCTCCACCGGGGTCATCGGCCCGCGCTTTAATATGGATAGATGGCGTGAAGCAGCACCGAAACTAAAAGGTGCACTTGCTGAAAACGATCCGGTCAAGGCGGCTAAGGCCATCATGACCACCGACAAATTTCCCAAACTGGCCTGGGGTGAGATTGAATGCGACGGTAAACCCTTGCGCATGCTCGGCATGTGCAAAGGCGCGGGCATGATATCCCCGAACATGGCCACTATGCTCGGATTCATTACCTGCGATGCTGAAGTAGATCCCAAATGGTGGCAGGAAACCCTGCACCGCTGCATCGACAAAAGCTTCAACTGCGTAACAGTTGACGGCGACACCAGCACTAACGATACAGTCATGGCCCTTGCCAACGGTACTTCCGAAGTCAAAGCTGACACCGACGAAAAAAAAGCTGCAATAGAAGCCCTGTTGCTTGATATCTGCCAACAGCTTTCCTACATGATCGTGCAGGATGCCGAAGGCGGAACCAAGGTCATGCACATAAATGTCAGCGGAGCAACTTCAGATGAAGATGCGGAACTCATGGTCCGCGCAGTGGGCAATTCTCCGCTGGTCAAGACAGCTCTTTTCGGCGAAGACCCCAACTGGGGCAGAATTGTCGCGGCAGCCGGACGCAGCGGCGCTGAATTCGACCCTGATAAATTGACCCTGAGTTTCGGCAAAATCGTCGTCTTTGAAAAAGGAAAACCCGTCGAAGGGGACATGGACGCCCTGCTCGAACCAATCATGCGTAAACAGGATGTTGAAGTGAACATCACCCTCGGTGACGGTAATGGTTCTTCCGTGCTTCAGGCTTCCGACCTGACCCGCGAATACATCAGCATCAACGCCGATTACAGATCGTAA